Proteins encoded within one genomic window of Humulus lupulus chromosome 1, drHumLupu1.1, whole genome shotgun sequence:
- the LOC133791190 gene encoding pyruvate kinase isozyme A, chloroplastic-like has translation MSSIYSNFPETQSSKSTFFSVSISQPHSSTFPRSLPITPQPWAVQVSNRVPTLNQKLISLRPGVLLFDDRKTTETEQKEEEEYRTPPMTKLVCTIGPDTCEFEQLEAFAAGGMSVARLNMCHGTREWHRAVVERVRRLNQEKGYSVAILMDTEGSEIHMGDFGGQTSAKAEDGDMWTFTVRALEFPYPKRTVNVSYDGFAEDVKVGDELVVDGGMVRFEVIEKIGPDVLCRCIDSGLLLPRANLNFWRDGSLVRERNAMLPTLLSKDWLDIDFGIEEGVDFIGVSFVKSADVITHLKSYIASRNRKSEVAVIAKIESIDSLDNLQDIVMASDGVMVARGDLGAQIPLELVPSVQKMIVQLCRKLNKPVIVASQLLESMIEYPIPTRAEVADVSEAVGQQADALMLSGESAMGNYPEKALSVLRNVSLRIERHLREEKHRDFVELSTTSPLTTDISDKLCNAAAKMAEQLKADFIFVYTNTGKMASLMSGCRPNCPIFAFTPSESTRRCLNLQWGVIPFHFGFTGDMENNLSRSFSFLKARGLIKPQDLVIVVSDMLQSVQVINVS, from the exons ATGTCGTCGATCTATTCAAATTTTCCGGAAACCCAATCGTCGAAGTCTACTTTCTTCTCCGTCTCCATTTCTCAACCACATTCCTCGACCTTTCCCAGATCATTACCCATTACCCCCCAGCCTTGGGCTGTTCAGGTCTCCAATCGTGTTCCCACTCTGAATCAGAAACTCATCTCTTTACGTCCCGGAGTCTTGTTATTCGATGACCGGAAGACGACCGAGACAGAgcagaaggaagaagaagagtaccGTACGCCTCCGATGACGAAGCTGGTGTGCACGATTGGACCCGATACGTGCGAGTTCGAGCAGCTGGAGGCATTCGCAGCGGGTGGGATGAGCGTGGCGCGTTTGAACATGTGCCACGGCACCCGCGAGTGGCACCGCGCGGTGGTGGAGCGTGTGAGGAGGCTCAACCAGGAGAAGGGGTATTCGGTGGCGATCTTGATGGACACGGAGGGGAGCGAGATCCATATGGGTGATTTCGGCGGTCAAACGTCAGCCAAAGCAGAG GATGGTGATATGTGGACATTCACAGTCAGGGCTCTAGAGTTTCCTTATCCGAAACGAACCGTGAATGTGAGTTACGATGGTTTCGCTGAAG ATGTGAAGGTTGGCGATGAACTTGTTGTTGATGGGGGAATGGTGAGGTTcgaggtgattgagaagattgGTCCAGATGTTCTGTGCCGGTGTATAGATTCTGGGTTGTTGTTACCGCGAGCTAATCTTAACTTTTGGAGGGATGGGAGTCTTGTCAGAGAGCGTAATGCCATGCTTCCAACTCTTCTATCTAAG GATTGGTTGGACATTGATTTTGGTATTGAAGAGGGTGTCGATTTTATTGGGGTGTCCTTTGTCAAATCTGCAGATGTTATTACTCATTTAAAAAGCTACATTGCCTCCAGAAATCGTAAGAG TGAAGTTGCTGTCATTGCAAAGATAGAGAGCATTGATTCTTTGGATAATCTGCAAGACATTGTTATGGCATCTGATGGTGTTATGGTAGCCAGAGGAGACCTGGGTGCACAGATACCGTTGGAACTGGTTCCATCAGTTCAAAAGATGATTGTTCAGCTATGCAGGAAGCTGAATAAGCCCGTTATTGTTGCCTCCCAACTACTAGAATCCATGATTGAATATCCTATTCCAACTAGAGCAGAGGTTGCTGATGTTTCAGAAGCAGTTGGACAGCAAGCAGATGCTTTAATGCTTTCCGGTGAATCTGCCATGGGAAATTATCCTGAAAAGGCATTATCTGTGCTGAGAAATGTCAGTTTAAGAATTGAGAGGCATTTGAGGGAGGAAAAACATCGTGACTTTGTTGAACTTTCAACCACATCTCCTTTGACTACAGATATATCGGACAAGTTATGCAATGCAGCTGCCAAGATGG CGGAACAATTGAAAGCAGATTTTATCTTTGTCTACACGAACACAGGAAAAATGGCGTCTCTCATGTCTGGTTGTCGACCAAACTGCCCGATATTTGCCTTCACTCCCTCAGAATCAACACGGAGATGCCTGAACCTGCAGTGGGGAGTTATACCATTTCACTTTGGTTTCACAGGCGACATGGAAAACAATCTAAGCAGAAGTTTCTCTTTTCTGAAAGCAAGAGGGTTGATCAAGCCTCAAGACCTTGTCATTGTCGTCTCTGATATGCTGCAATCTGTTCAAGTTATAAATGTTTCCTGA